In the Arthrobacter sp. CDRTa11 genome, TCGAGGTCCGCTTCCAGGCCCTTGCCCTCGCCGTCGATGATGCGCCGCTCCAGGCGCGCACCGGTGGGCAGCGCCGCGAGTTCCGCCGCGCGCTGGTCCTTGAGTGCTGCGGTGTCGACGCCGGCGAACAGGTCCAGCATGATGGCCAGCGGGTCGTACGTAACGTTGCCGTCGGCGTCGTATTCGCGGCGGTCATAGACGAGGTCCAGTGCCACCTTGCGCTGCTCCTCCGGCAGGGACGCGAGCGGCACGATCTTGGCGGCGTCAATGATGCCGCTGGACAGGCCCGCCTGTGCTGCCTCGTGCAGGAACACCGAGTTCAGGACCATGCGCGCTGCCGGGTTCAGGCCGAAGGACACGTTGGAGACGCCGAGCGTGGTGTTGATGCCGGGGTACTTCGCGGTGATCTGGCGGATGGCCTCGATGGTTTCGATGCCGTCCCGGCGGGTCTCTTCCTGGCCGGTGGCGACCGGGAACGTCAGGCAGTCGACGATGATGTCTTCTACCCGCATCCCCCATTCGCCCATCAGGGCGTCAACGAGACGGGATGCGATGGCCACCTTGCCTTCGGTGGTGCGTGCCTGGCCCTCTTCGTTAATGGTCAGGGCGATCACGGCGGTCCCGTGTTCCTTCACGAGCGGCATGATGCGCGCGAAGCGGCTGGTGGGGCCGTCGCCGTCCTCGTAGTTGACGGAGTTGACCACCGGGCGGCCGCCGATGAGTTCGAGCCCGGCCTGAAGCACGGCCGGCTCGGTGGAGTCCATGACGAGCGGGAGCGTGGAGGCCGACGCGAAACGCGAGACGATCTCCTTCATGTCGGCCACGCCGTCGCGCCCCACGTAGTCGATGCACACGTCCAGCAGGTGCGCGCCAACGCGGACCTGCTCGCGGGCAATATCAACGCAGTCGTCCCAGCGCTCTTCGAGCATCGCCTGGCGGAACGCCTTGGAACCGTTCGCGTTGGTGCGCTCACCGATGGCGAGGTAGGAGAGTTCCTGGTCGAAATTCACGTGGTGGTAGAGGGACGCGATGCCCGCTTCCCGTTCGGTGGGAACGCGGCTGCCGTCGGCGCCCCGCCCGCCGCTGGCGACCGAGGCGCCGTTGCGGAAGGGGGCAAGACGTTCGACGACGGCGGCCATGTGCTCCGGCGTCGTACCGCAGCAGCCGCCCACCAGGCCCAGACCGAATTCGCGCACGAACTGCTCGTGCGCGGTGGCGAGTTCGGAGGGTGACAGCGGGTAGTGCGCGCCGTTGGGGCCAAGCACCGGCAGGCCGGCGTTGGGCATGCAGGCGATGGCCACGGAGGACTGCTTGGACAGGTGGCGCAGGTGCTCGCTCATCTCATCCGGGCCGGTGGCGCAGTTCAGACCGATGGCGTCGACGCCGAGCGGCTCGAGCGCGGTGAGCGCCGCGCCGATCTCGGATCCCATGAGCATGGTTCCGGTGGTCTCGACGGTCACCTCGACGAAGATGGGGAGCCGGACGCCGCGGGTGACGATGGCCTGCTTGCAGCCGTTGACGGCGGCTTTGGTCTGCAGGAGGTCCTGGCTGGTCTCGATGAGGAAGGCGTCCGCTCCCCCGTCGATGAGGCCCTCGGCCTGCAGGGCGAAGGTCTGCTTGAGGTAGTCGTAGCTGGTGTGCCCGAGGCTGGGGAGCTTGGTGCCCGGCCCCATCGAGCCCAGGACCCACCGCATGCGGCCGTCTGTTTTTTCTGCCGCTTCGGCGCGGTCGCGGGCGATCTCTGCGCCCTTGCGGGCCAGCTCCTCGATGCGGTCGTCGATGCCGTAGTCGGAGAGGTTGGACCAGTTGGCGCCGAAGGTGTTTGTTTCGACGGCGTCGATGCCGGTGGCGAAGTACGCATCGTGGATGTCTGCGAGGACGTCCGGCCGGGTGTGGTTGAGGATCTCGTTGCAGCCTTCGAGCCCCAGGAAGTCCTCCTCGAGCGAGAGTTCCCGGCCCTGCAGCATGGTGCCCATCGCGCCGTCGGCAATGACGACGCGGTGGTTCACGGCGTCCAGCAGCTCCTGCGAACGGGCGGGGCGGGGGACGGAGTCTATATCAAGCGCAAAACGAGGCATCTAAACAGGTTACGTGCGACACGCCGAAACATTGCTTCGTATTTCGATGTGCTACGACGGGGGTGGTGGGGCGGTACCGATCTGGCGCGATCGGGGCCGCGTGCCGTGAACCTTACAGTTAAGTCCCCTTGTCCCATCGAAGCCGGCCAGTAGGGGCGCCTGGGTCGTGTATGAATGGAGAGGTTGTTGGGTGCAGGTTTCGAGCCGGCACGATTTAGGGGTGGATGAGCGTCGTGACCATGTTTGATAGTTGGTGCTCAAACGGTGGGCTGACTCCGATCGCCAGCCAAGCAGTTGGCAAGGTAGTAGGCAAGATCGACTCTCATGACGACGCCACGGGAGTTGAGGTTTTAGCTGCCAAGCTCCCCGATTCTTACGCCGACACAACGGCTCTCGCGTTGATCGCTGAGAAGCATGGAAAGCCTGGGCTGGCGACTTTTCTCCGCCACCGGCTCCCGACAAAGAAAAGCGCTCGATCCGGCGATATGGGTGAGATCCTGGCGACGGCGTATCTCGCCGAGGAGCGCGGTTACGTCGTCGGGCCTAGTCGACTCATCGACCGAGACCACCAAGAGTGGGCGATGCGAGGTGACGACGTGCTGGCCGCCAGGATTCATGACGGCTCAAAGTTGCACATCGTCAAAGCCGAAGCCAAGAGTCGTGTCACCCTCGGTCAAGCCACAGTCAAAGAAGCAAGAGAGGGTCTCGCCCGAAACGACGAAATGCCGTCCCCGCATTCACTATCCCAATTCGCTACCCGTCTACTGAAGACATCTGATCGCAAGATTGGCGAAGCCGTGCTCGACTTGCAGCTAACCGATGGGGTGAGGTCGGATTGCGTAGGTCATTTGATGTTTCTGCTAACGGGCGGCGACCCAAGCGCTCACGTGGGCGCAGATCTCAACGCCTATTCTGGCACGGTCGCCCAGCTGACCGTTACGCTCCGAGTCCAGCATCACCAAAAGTTCATTAACGATTCCTACGACAAGGTTGTCGTCAATGTCCCGTGACGCACAAGCGCTAGCCGCTGCCCTCAACGTCGCAACAGACGCAGGTTTCCGTGGTCGCCTACTGGCCCGCGGACAGGCCCAGTCCATGATTCGCCGGGACGGCGTGCTTCCGAACGGCTCGCCAGAGTTCAGCCCCTTCCTCGACGCCGACCTCGTCAACTATGGCTACGCGCTACTCGCAAACGGACTGGACCTACTTGACGAGTTAGAAGCCGACGGCGACGACGAAACCGACAGTCAAGTCACGGTCGCCCGGCTAGCGTTCATTCAGAGCTCCTATGCACTGGAAGCGGCCACTCGCAACGCCGCGGATGCCTCTGACAAGATGTTTCATCGACTCATCGCGGGTGCGGCTAGCCATCTCGGTGGTTACGCCGCCCGTGCGTTCTCG is a window encoding:
- the metH gene encoding methionine synthase, whose amino-acid sequence is MPRFALDIDSVPRPARSQELLDAVNHRVVIADGAMGTMLQGRELSLEEDFLGLEGCNEILNHTRPDVLADIHDAYFATGIDAVETNTFGANWSNLSDYGIDDRIEELARKGAEIARDRAEAAEKTDGRMRWVLGSMGPGTKLPSLGHTSYDYLKQTFALQAEGLIDGGADAFLIETSQDLLQTKAAVNGCKQAIVTRGVRLPIFVEVTVETTGTMLMGSEIGAALTALEPLGVDAIGLNCATGPDEMSEHLRHLSKQSSVAIACMPNAGLPVLGPNGAHYPLSPSELATAHEQFVREFGLGLVGGCCGTTPEHMAAVVERLAPFRNGASVASGGRGADGSRVPTEREAGIASLYHHVNFDQELSYLAIGERTNANGSKAFRQAMLEERWDDCVDIAREQVRVGAHLLDVCIDYVGRDGVADMKEIVSRFASASTLPLVMDSTEPAVLQAGLELIGGRPVVNSVNYEDGDGPTSRFARIMPLVKEHGTAVIALTINEEGQARTTEGKVAIASRLVDALMGEWGMRVEDIIVDCLTFPVATGQEETRRDGIETIEAIRQITAKYPGINTTLGVSNVSFGLNPAARMVLNSVFLHEAAQAGLSSGIIDAAKIVPLASLPEEQRKVALDLVYDRREYDADGNVTYDPLAIMLDLFAGVDTAALKDQRAAELAALPTGARLERRIIDGEGKGLEADLDLARSEGMTPLGIINDNLLEGMKVVGERFGAGEMQLPFVLQSAEVMKNAVALLEPHMEKSDSSGKGTMVIATVRGDVHDIGKNLVDIILTNNGYKVINIGIKQGIAEIMAAAEEHNADVIGMSGLLVKSTVVMKENLAELQSRGLAKKWPIILGGAALTRAYVEQDLAEQFDGVVRYAKDAFEGLSLMEPLVRVARGESPDDVGLPPLKKRIHKGGAKFTVTEPEAMPGRSDVVADNHVPAPPFWGTRIVRGVALHDYAALLDERATFMGQWGLKPGRGDDGASYEELVELEGRPRLRYWLDRILAEGMLDASVAYGYFPVVSEGEQVVVLHHGEDHDGVLGTAGLLAPDGGSGGPIGTERLRFDFPRQRRDRHLCLADFVRSRESGQIDVLPIQLVTAGSAIEEFTSKMFAANQYRDYYELNGLVMQLTEALAEFWHARIRTELGFAAEEPKDKAGYFKLDYRGARFSLGYPACPDMEDRRKVTELLKPERMGVILSDELMLHPEQSTDAFVFHHPEAKYFKV
- a CDS encoding Hachiman antiphage defense system protein HamA is translated as MSVVTMFDSWCSNGGLTPIASQAVGKVVGKIDSHDDATGVEVLAAKLPDSYADTTALALIAEKHGKPGLATFLRHRLPTKKSARSGDMGEILATAYLAEERGYVVGPSRLIDRDHQEWAMRGDDVLAARIHDGSKLHIVKAEAKSRVTLGQATVKEAREGLARNDEMPSPHSLSQFATRLLKTSDRKIGEAVLDLQLTDGVRSDCVGHLMFLLTGGDPSAHVGADLNAYSGTVAQLTVTLRVQHHQKFINDSYDKVVVNVP